In Pseudomonas sp. P5_109, the genomic window TTCGAAACCGGCCTTGCGCGTCGCGCCTTTTGCCACACCCAGCAGAATCAGGTCAGGCACGGCCAACTCATCGAGTACGTCGCGAGCCATGGACAACTGCCCCTTACCGCCGTCCACCAGCAGGATATCCGGCAGCTTGCCCTCCCCGTCCTTCAGTTTGCTGAAGCGTCGGGTCAATGCCTGATGCATCGCCGCGTAATCATCGCCAGCCGTAACGCCTTCGATGTTGTACCGACGGTAATCGGATTTGATCGGACCTTCGGGGCCGAACACCACGCAGGACGCCACCGTTGCCTCGCCGCTGGAGTGACTGATGTCGTAGCACTCGAGTCGTTGAGGGGGCTCGTCGAGCTTGAGTACCTCGGCCAGTGCATCGAACCGTGCCGTAATGTGCTGACGATTCGCCAGGCGCGCACTCAGTGCCTGCTCGGCATTGGTCACCGCCAATTGCTGCCAGCGTGCCCGCGTACCCCGCACGCGATGGCTGATGGTCAGTTCACGTCCGCGCAACTCGTCGATGGCGGCAATCAGTGTCGGAAAGTCATCGTGAACCACATTGACGATCAACTCGCTCGGCAAGTCGCGCTCAGGACTGCTGATGAAGTATTGGCCAAGAAACGCGGCCATGACTTCGGAAACGTCTTCTTCAATACCTACCTGAGGGAAGAAGTTCTTGCTTCCCAGAACCCGCCCACCCCGTACGCTGATCAAGTGGACACAGGCACCGCCTGGATTGACGAAGGCGGCAATCACATCGACGTCCCCGGTCCCGCCTTCCATGCTCTGCTGATCCTGAACCCGGCGCAGCAGCGCAATCTGGTCGCGCAACTCGGCCGCTCGTTCGAACTCGAGATTGATCGCCGCTTCTTCCATCCCGGCGGACAACTCGTCAGTCAGCGCGTTGCTGCGCCCCTCAAGAAACATCACCGAGTGGCGCACATCTTCGGCATACACCTGGGGTTCCACCAGCCCGACGCAGGGCGCCTTGCAGCGCTTGATCTGGTATTGCAGGCAAGGACGGGTGCGGTTCTTGTAATAACTGTCTTCGCATTGCCGAACGAAAAACGTCTTTTGCAGCAGGCTCAGGCTTTCGCGAATCGCACCGGCGCTCGGGTAAGGCCCGAAATATTTGCCCTTGGCCTTTTTCGCGCCACGATGAATGCTCAGGCGCGGAAACTCTCCGTCGGAGAGAAAGACGTAGGGGTAGGATTTATCGTCGCGCAGCAGGATGTTATAGGGCGGGCGCCATTCCTTGATCAGCGTCTGCTCAAGCAACAAGGCTTCGGTTTCGTTGGCCGTGATCGTCGTTTCGACCTGGGCGATACGCGCTACCAGTGCAGCGGTCTTGGGTGCCAGCCCGGTCTTGCGAAAGTAACTCGACAGGCGATTCTTGAGATTTTTCGCCTTGCCGACGTAAAGCAGACGCGCTTCGCTGTCGAACATGCGGTACACGCCGGGGCGCCCGCTAACGGTCGACAGAAAGGCGCTCGGATCAAAGGTTTCGGTCATTTTCAGAGGCTGGCGTCGACCATGCCATGACGAACCGCCAACAGCGTCAACTCGACATCACTGCTGATCGAAAGCTTTTCGAAGATGCGGTAACGGTAGGTGTTCACGGTTTTTGGGGACAGGCACAATTTGTCGGAAATGATCTGTACTTTCTGGCAGCCGACAATCATCAGCGCGATCTGGATTTCCCGCTCCGACAAGGCATCGAAAGGCGAATCGTTGGTGGGCTGGAAGGACTTGATCGCCAGCTGCTGGGCAATCTGCGGGCTGATGTAGCGTTGCCCGGCGAACACCAGGCGAATGGCCTGGACCATTTCCGGCAAACCTGCCCCCTTGGTCAGGTAACCCGCCGCCCCGGCCTGCAACAGCCGTGTAGGAAACGGATCCTCCTCACACACGGTCACCGCGACGACCTTGATATCCGGATGACTGCGCAATAATTTGCGAGTGGCTTCAAGACCGCCGATGCCCGGCATCTTGACGTCCATCAACACCACATCGGGTTTCAGCTCACGCGCCTTGAGCAGGGATTCCTCACCCGACTCGGCCTGGCCGACTACTTGCAGGCCATCGATGTCAGCCAGCATTCGTGTAATGCCTGTACGAACGAGATCATGGTCATCGACTACTAGCACCCTAATCAAGCAGACACCTCGCGATATGGTCTTATTGGGTTGCCAGACACCTTAGCAAAAAGCATCTGGCAGACCTAGCGGAAAGCATCAGATTAAAAGTTTCAATTCATCTTGAAAGGCTTGTCGCAAGCGTGTTGTAGCAATCCGGGCCGGGGATATCCAGCTGCATCCTCAGGAAACATTCGTCCTTGCCCGCCACCTTGAATCCCTTGCGCTCGTACAACACTTGCGCCGGGTTGTTTTCAAAAACCGTCAGGCGCAACGCCGGGCGCCGCTCCTGGCGCGCCAGAGCCAGCACCTGATCGATCGCCCAGGATCCGGTACCCTGCCCACGAAACGCTTCGACGATATGCAACTCGCGTATGTACAAGGCCCTGGCATCACGGCTCAGGCTGGCATACCCCAGGATATGGTCGTCCCATGTGATCACCCGGTTGTCTCGCCCGGCCCAGGCCACGTCAAACGCTTCGTCCTGCCATGGCAGATCATGCTCAATGTAGTAACGCAGCATGCCTCTACAGGTCAGTTCGCGGGCGAAATCCAGGTCATCAGGCGTTGCCGGACGCCATTGGCGCTCCATCATTCCAGCTCCACTGCCAATACCTTCCCGGTCCAACCCGCACAATCACGCCGGGCAACGACCATCTGGTTGCCGGTACCGACGGCGGCTGCAACCAGCGAACCGTCCGGGGACCACACCGCACTACGCCCTGCCGACTCCCAGCCACCCGTTGCACCGCCATGGTTGGCCATCAACACCATCATTGAATGGACAGCGGCGTAGCCCTGTAACAACGCGGTATCCGGGTCGTAGCCTTTTGCCGTGATCAGCACGCCAGCGGCGTATACGCCGGCACCGTTCAGTGCAGCGTTAGCCGCATGATCGGCATGGGTGAAATCTGCGCACACAGCCAACGCAATCGTGTCGGTGCCGATGGTCAGAGGCTCGCCCCCCGTTCCCGGCGCAAACGCCTCCTCCTCCCCCGGATGCAGATACTGCTTGCTGTAGACCCCGAGAGAACCATCGGCACCCAGTATCAGCGCGCCAATCAGCACAGGCGAGGTGTCCATCAGCCGAATCGGCATGCCGACGACAGCCGTCACCCCGGCTTCCCGGGCAGCATCACGCAGCGGTTGCAGGACAGCGGCGTCCGGAGCAATCGCCAGCTGCGCCGCGAGCCCCCGTTCGTAGCCGGTCAGCGATAACTCCGGGAACACCAGCAATTGCACGCCCTGATCCGCAGCCACCTGAATGAAACGTTGATGTCTGGCGATATTGCCGGCGAGATCTCCAGGGATGGAAATCGATTGCGCAGCGGCGAGGGTCAGAGCCGTCATGGTAGGTCCTTGTGCCGAGGTGTTTTGTTGAGGCGCAGTGTGTGTCACAACCTTCGGGGCACTCAAGCGATAGAAAGCGTTGTCGTTGGCCAATAGCATTTTCTGATTGAATCTGCGCACCGGCCTCTAGTAAGCTCGGTCCATCCATCGGAGACAGACCATGTTCAACGCCCTCTTACAGCTTCGTACCGCCAGCGCCCTGCGCTCGGTTGCGGCTGCCCGGGTGAATGACGGTTGTGCTCCGGTCAGCTTTTATTTTGGGTATTGGTTTAGCCACTGGCGCGCCTGATACCCACACGGCGCCCACTTTTAACGGGTCGCCACCAGAGAATTCTCAACCCCCGGTCGGCCTCCCGACCGGGGGTTTTGTTTTTTCAGCCCCAACCTTTTTAGCGACACACCAGACATCCAGAGGATCAAGAACATGAACTACGCCACTTATTACCGTTACGACAGTTTTACCGCCTGGCGATTTACCAGCCTCCGCTCGGGACAGCCTGCCGCCTCCGATCGGTCACCCACAGGTGGCAAGCACACACACGCAGCCAATTTGGCCAATTGTCGAACACCCCAGTAGGGCCGAGCGCGCGGGCATGAACCCGCCACCAGCCCAGGAAGCCTTGAATATGAACTCGTCCGTCTCTGCACTGCCGCTGTCCACCTTGAGCCCTGCCAATGAAGCGCTGACCCTGCGCCTGCCCAGCTCATTGCAGCTCAAGCAGCAATTGCCACTCAGCAACACCCTGACCCAGCAAGTCACCGCCCACCGCCAAGCGGTTCGCGCGATCCTCAACGGTGAAGATTCCCGTCTGCTGGTCATCGTCGGCCCATGCTCGATACACGACCCGAAATCAGCCCTCGAATACGCCGGCAACCTTGCCCGCCTCGCCGCCGAAGTCAGCGACGAAATGCTCCTGGTGATGCGCGCCTACGTCGAAAAACCCCGCACCACGGTTGGCTGGAAAGGCCTGGCCTACGACCCGCACCTGGATGGCAGCGATGACATGGCCGCCGGTCTGACGCTGTCCCGCGAGCTGATGCGCGAAATGCTCCGCCTGGGCCTGCCCGTTGCCACTGAACTGCTGCAACCGATGGCGGCCGGCTATTTCGATGATCTGTTGAGCTGGGTGGCCATTGGCGCCCGGACCACGGAGTCGCAGATCCATCGCGAAATGGCCAGCGGCCTGGGCATGCCTGTAGGGTTCAAGAACGGGACTGACGGTGGTGTCACTGTCGCCAGCGATGCCATGCGTTCCGCCGCCCACCCCCATCGTCATTTCGGTGTCGATAGCCAGGGACATCCGGCGATCATTCAAACACCGGGCAATGCGGACACTCACCTGGTATTGCGCGGCGGCCATCAGGGGCCGAACTACGACAGCGCCAGCGTCGCCCAAGTGAACAGTGACCTGGCCAGGCTCAGGATTCCGGCTCGAATCATGGTCGATTGCAGTCACGCCAACAGCGGCAAAAACCCGTTGCGCCAGCCGGCGGTGTTCAACGACGTACTTGAACAACGCCTGCAAGGTGATCGTTCGCTGATTGGCATGATGATCGAGAGCCACTTGTTCGAGGGCTGCCAGCCGTTGAGTTCGTCATTGCAATACGGCGTATCAGTGACCGACGGCTGCCTCGGCTGGGCCGGGACAGAACAACTGTTGCTTGAAGCGGCAGACCGGCTGCGAGCGCAAGACAACGCCCGATAGCCGGCATTATCCGTCCGCCCTCCGGCCTTCATGGGAAGTCTGGAGGGCAAAAGGAAATCAGAGCCCCATCATGGACTGCACCTGAACCAGTGTCGCCGCGGATTGCTGGCGGGAACCGTCACAGCGCTCGACTGAATAGGAAACACGGATCGCACAATCCCGATGCTCCCTCCAGAACCGGTAGGGAACGATGAACACCAACGGCTCTCCCGCACTGTCTCTGGTTACTTCACGCTCATCAAGGTGATTGAATTTTTCCCCGTCGCATCTCAGGCAGATCAGCTCGCCTTTATCAGCCCTGGGGTTTTCGATGACGACGGTCACGCCATCCTGCGCATCGTGCAGATCCACCCAACCTTCATCGACTTCCAGCACAATGGGTGGCAGCAGTGGCCCCCGTTCCAGCCTGCCAATCATCAGTGCCGTTACTTCCGAGTAACGAGGGTTATGCCCTGTTTGCTTGACGCAATAATCGACGGAAACGCACGAGCCCAGGTTGGGCGCAATGCACTCCGGGTCGACCCAAAACGACAGTTCCTCCCCCACGGCAAAGGACTCGACCTTGAGTGCATCACTGAAACTGCCTTCGATCGAAACACCAGCCCAGGTCAGCATCACCCAGTCGCCCGCCGACATGCGCGCATAGGGCTTGATCGTAACGATCACCCCTTCTTTCACCCGATCCGGATCAAGCGTTCTACCCACCGCATCGTTTACCGTCGCCGGCAACAGGTCGGCTTGCACATCACCGACACTCAGTTGCAAACGATGGGAGTGCATGGGCCCGGCGCAAAGGGTGCTCATGAGTGAGTAACTGATTTCGAGTGAACCACCGTCGAGCGCCGCGATATGTGCGCTACCCACGGCAAAGATCACGTCCTCGCCGACCCGGTCCTCACTGACAAAGCGCGCCACCTGATGATTGCAGGCTCGACCTTCGGCATCCAGACCCACCCAATTCAATAGCAATTTGTCGCCGCAGGTCATGCCTGGATAAGGCTGCACCCTGATCACGGCCTTTTTGTCGGAGGGGTTCAGAACGCCGTTTTCCGCCTGCTCAAGCAAGGGAGCGGCGAGTGGTTGCTGCACGAGATTCAAGGTGTCGGGTTCATAAACAGTCATTCATTCGCTCCAGTCCCTGGAATAAACGCCGAACGGGTGGCCGGCTTTGGATGAAGCCTATTTAACCCCGCGGCAAACGGCCGTGATGTCGGCCTCTCACTCCGGCTCGCTGGGAAAATCGATACATACGAAGTAGGTTTTTGATCAACTGCAAGCAGATCGCCTGGAAAATCCTCAAACTATTCCGACTAAAACCTCAGTCGCTTTTGAGCATTCACACTTGCTCTATTCCGCTTTCCGCAAGGTTCGACGGACTTTTCATACATCGCGTCAACCTCAAGTGCCTTAGAGTGAAACGCCATGCAGTCCCAACGAACTACTGTGCGAAGGTATCAATATGCAAAGGAATGCAAGCACTTGTAATCCAATACTGCTGGTCCACGGCCTTTTCGGCTTCGAAAAGATCGGCAAATTCGAGCTCTTTCATGACATCCGGCAGGCGCTGAGGAACGCCGGAGCAAGGGTGTTCGTCCCTCACCTGGCGGGCAGCCATGGCAACGAGGTGCGCGGTGACCTATTGCTCTCACAGATCAAGCGGGTGCTGGAAGGAACCGGTGCACGCAAAGTCAACCTCATCGGCCATGGCCAGGGCGCACTGAGCGCACGTTATGCAGCAGCGATTGCGCCACACCATGTGGCGTCGGTCACCTCCGTCAGCGGGCCGAACCATGGCTCGGAACTGGCCGATTTCCTGCGCAAGGCATTGACACCGGGCAGTCTGCCGGAACATGTGGCCGAGACCGCAATGACCCTGTTCGCCGACTTCCTCGCGACATTGAGCGACAATCAATACCAACCGAAGAACGCCATTGCGGCCCTCAACGCGCTGACCACCGAAGGCGTAGGCGCATTCAACGACAAATACCCGCAAGGGTTGCCCACCACCTGGGGTGGCAAAGGGTGCGAACGGGTTAACGGTGTTCGTTACTATTCGTGGAGCGGCGTGCTGCCGTCGAATGTTCTCGAAGAAGGGTTCAATGCGCTCGATCCACTCCACGCCTACTGTCGGGCTCTTTCCAGCTATTTCGTCACCGAAGGCGAGCAGAACGACGGGGTGGTCGGTCGCTTCAGCTCTCATCTGGGAACGGTTATCCGTTCCGACTATGCGCTGGATCATCTGGACACCATTGGCCAACCCGCCGGCCAGTTGTGTGCAGGTGTGGACCCGATTGAACTGTATGTCCAGCATGCCGAGCGCCTGAAAGACGCCGGCCTTTGAGGCGCCACCTGCCGTAGCTCCCGCGTGGAACGGAACTTTGAGGAGAAATAGCTCACTGAATCCGGTAGGCTCAGCACTTTACTGAATATTGAAAGGAGTATTTTCCCATGGCCAAAGCCACCGCCCGTCACATCCTTGTTGCTTCCGAAGCCAAGTGCAACGAACTCAAGGCCCAAATCGAGGCTGGCGCCGATTTCGCCGAAGTTGCCAAGGCAAACTCCACCTGCCCTTCCAGCCGCCAGGGCGGTGACCTGGGTTCGTTCGGTCCGGGCCAGATGGTCAAGGAGTTCGACACCGTGGTCTTCAGCGCACCCATCAACGTGGTCCAGGGCCCGGTCAAGACCCAGTTCGGTTACCACCTGCTGGAAGTGACCAGCCGTCAGGACTGATCGACGCTTGAGCTACTCTCACAACGGCCCGCCTTTTGGTGGGCCGTTGTGTTTGTGACGCGTAATTCGGCTGGCGAGGGACGCGCCGCTAGCGTACAAATTGTCGTTAACGACCACCCGGCTCTAAGGCTGACAATGCGACTGGCTTTCTCTACCTTGTTGTTCACTGCCGTGGCCCTGCTGATGGGTACCGCCGGTGTGAATGCTGAACCGCGGCATGCATTGACCGTTTACGGCGAACCGGCAAAGTACCCGGCCGGCTTCAGTCATTTTGCCTACACCAACCCGCAGGCCCCCAAGGGCGGCACGATGCGGCGTTCGGCAATCGAAATCGGTCAGTTCGACCATGTCTTGCCTTACATCGACAAAGGCATCGGCGTCACCCAGATCGACGGACTGCTCTATTCACCACTGGCCCAGCGCTCGCTGGACGAGCCGTACACCGTGTACGGTCTGGTGGCAGAGAAAATGGAGCGCTCCGAGGACGGCCTGTCCCTGCGTTTCCACCTCAACCCCAAGGCGCGTTTTGCCGATGGCAAACCGATTACCGCGCAAGACGTGCGCTACACCTTCGACCTGCTGATGACCCAGGGCAGCCTGCGCTACCGCACGCAGTTCGCCGACGTCAAGGACGTCGAGGTGGAATCGCCGCTGACCGTGCGCTTTGATTTCAGGAACAACGAAAATCGCACCCTGGCGCTGGATATCGCAACCTTGCCAGTGTTTCCCGAACACTGGTGGAAGAGCCGCGATTTCGCTGGTGGCGGCGGCTATGAAGCGCCGCTGGGCAGTGGCCCCTATAAAGTCGGCAAGATCGATTCGGGGCGCAGCATCACGTTCGAGCGCAACCCCGACTGGTGGGGCAAGGACCTGCCGGTCAGCCGTGGCCTGTACAACTTCGACCATTTCAGCATCGAGTACTTCGGCGATACCGACGTGGCGCGCCAGGTATTGCGCGGTGGCGCCTATGACTACAATCGCGAATTTTCCGCCACTGGCTACTCCATCGGCTACGACAGCCCGGCCCTGAGCGACGGTCGCCTGCAAAAGGCCCACCTTGCCACCGAGGCACCGCAGCCGGCCCAGGGCTTTGTGTTCAATCTGCAAAAGCCCATGTTCCAGGACCGTCGCGTGCGCCAGGCGCTGGTGATGCTGTGGGACTTCGAGTGGAGCAACCGGCAGATGATGCGTGACATGTACATCCGCCAGCAGAGCTTTTTCTCCAATACCGATCTGGCGGCCCGGCAACTGCCGGATGCGGGGGAGCGGGCGATTCTCGAACCCTTGCGCGGGCAGATCCCCGACGAAGTCTTCACCCAGGTGTTCGAAGCGCCGAAGACCGATGGCAGCGGCGTGATCCGCGACAAGCAGCTGCAAGCCCTGGACTTGCTCGAACAAGCCGGCTGGAAACCCGATGGCGATCAACTGGTCAATGCCGACGGCGAGCCGCTGAGCTTCACCTTCCTGGTCAGTCAAAATGGCATGGACCGTCTGCTGCTGCCCTATAAACGCACGTTGAAACAGATCGGCATCGACCTCAACATCCGCCGCATCGACTCGTCCCAGTACGTCAACCGCCTGATGAGCCGCGACTACGACATGATCGTCACCGGCTACCCGGTCACCACTTCTCCTGGGAACGAACTGCTCAATTACTTCGGTTCGGCGGCGGCCACCGACCCAGGCTCCAACAACTACATGGTGTTGAAAAACCCGGCGGTGGACACCCTGATCACCGGGCTGATCCGCGCCACGACCCAGGCAGACATGCTGCATTACGCCCACGCCCTGGACCGGGTGCTGCAATGGAATTACTACTGGATTCCCAACTATTACCCCCCGGGCACCTCGACGGTGTGGTGGAACCGCTTTGGCATCCCGAACGTGCAGGCAAGCAATGACGAAGCCATCGAGAGCTGGTGGGAGATGAGCACCACGCCATTGACCAACCAACAGATGACGGCCGAGCGTATCAGCCGTGGCAAACCCGGAGGGCCGCACTGATGTGGGCTTACATACTGCGACGCCTGCTGCTGATCATTCCGACCCTGGTGATCATTCTCCTGGTCAACTTTGTCATCGTCCAGGCCGCGCCGGGCGGACCGGTCGAACAGGCCATCGCGCACCTGCAAGGCATTGGCGGCGCCACGGTGGGCGGCGGCTCCAGCGAAGCCGTGAGTGGCAAGTCCCGGGCCAGTCGCGGGCTCGATCCACAGCTGATCAAGGACATTGAAAAACAGTACGGTTTCGATAAGCCGGCACACGAGCGCCTCTGGCTGATGCTCACCAGCTACGCGCGCCTGGACTTCGGCAAGAGTTTCTTCCGCGGCGCCAGCGTCACCGACCTGATCCTGGAAAAAATGCCGGTGACCATTTCCCTCGGGCTGTGGGCGACGCTGATCACCTATCTGGTGTCGATTCCCCTGGGCATCCGCAAGGCCGTGCACCATGGCAGCCATTTCGACATCTGGAGCAGTACCGCGATCATCATCGGCTATGCCATGCCGGCGTTCCTGTTTGCGATGTTCCTGATCGTGGTCTTTGCCGGTGGCACTTCGCTGAACTGGTTTCCGGTTCGCGGGCTGGTCTCGGACAACTTCGACTCCCTGTCGACCATCGGCAAGGTGGCCGACTATTTCTGGCACCTGGTGTTGCCGGTGACCGCGCTGGTGATCGGC contains:
- a CDS encoding peptidylprolyl isomerase; this translates as MAKATARHILVASEAKCNELKAQIEAGADFAEVAKANSTCPSSRQGGDLGSFGPGQMVKEFDTVVFSAPINVVQGPVKTQFGYHLLEVTSRQD
- a CDS encoding esterase/lipase family protein, which encodes MQRNASTCNPILLVHGLFGFEKIGKFELFHDIRQALRNAGARVFVPHLAGSHGNEVRGDLLLSQIKRVLEGTGARKVNLIGHGQGALSARYAAAIAPHHVASVTSVSGPNHGSELADFLRKALTPGSLPEHVAETAMTLFADFLATLSDNQYQPKNAIAALNALTTEGVGAFNDKYPQGLPTTWGGKGCERVNGVRYYSWSGVLPSNVLEEGFNALDPLHAYCRALSSYFVTEGEQNDGVVGRFSSHLGTVIRSDYALDHLDTIGQPAGQLCAGVDPIELYVQHAERLKDAGL
- a CDS encoding carbon-nitrogen hydrolase family protein encodes the protein MTALTLAAAQSISIPGDLAGNIARHQRFIQVAADQGVQLLVFPELSLTGYERGLAAQLAIAPDAAVLQPLRDAAREAGVTAVVGMPIRLMDTSPVLIGALILGADGSLGVYSKQYLHPGEEEAFAPGTGGEPLTIGTDTIALAVCADFTHADHAANAALNGAGVYAAGVLITAKGYDPDTALLQGYAAVHSMMVLMANHGGATGGWESAGRSAVWSPDGSLVAAAVGTGNQMVVARRDCAGWTGKVLAVELE
- the uvrC gene encoding excinuclease ABC subunit UvrC, which gives rise to MTETFDPSAFLSTVSGRPGVYRMFDSEARLLYVGKAKNLKNRLSSYFRKTGLAPKTAALVARIAQVETTITANETEALLLEQTLIKEWRPPYNILLRDDKSYPYVFLSDGEFPRLSIHRGAKKAKGKYFGPYPSAGAIRESLSLLQKTFFVRQCEDSYYKNRTRPCLQYQIKRCKAPCVGLVEPQVYAEDVRHSVMFLEGRSNALTDELSAGMEEAAINLEFERAAELRDQIALLRRVQDQQSMEGGTGDVDVIAAFVNPGGACVHLISVRGGRVLGSKNFFPQVGIEEDVSEVMAAFLGQYFISSPERDLPSELIVNVVHDDFPTLIAAIDELRGRELTISHRVRGTRARWQQLAVTNAEQALSARLANRQHITARFDALAEVLKLDEPPQRLECYDISHSSGEATVASCVVFGPEGPIKSDYRRYNIEGVTAGDDYAAMHQALTRRFSKLKDGEGKLPDILLVDGGKGQLSMARDVLDELAVPDLILLGVAKGATRKAGFETLYLNDAAHEFTLRGDSPALHLIQQIRDEAHRFAITGHRARRGKTRRTSTLEGVAGVGPTRRRDLLKHFGGLQELSRASIEEIAKAPGISKKLAELIYANLHSE
- a CDS encoding GNAT family N-acetyltransferase, which encodes MERQWRPATPDDLDFARELTCRGMLRYYIEHDLPWQDEAFDVAWAGRDNRVITWDDHILGYASLSRDARALYIRELHIVEAFRGQGTGSWAIDQVLALARQERRPALRLTVFENNPAQVLYERKGFKVAGKDECFLRMQLDIPGPDCYNTLATSLSR
- a CDS encoding extracellular solute-binding protein, which produces MRLAFSTLLFTAVALLMGTAGVNAEPRHALTVYGEPAKYPAGFSHFAYTNPQAPKGGTMRRSAIEIGQFDHVLPYIDKGIGVTQIDGLLYSPLAQRSLDEPYTVYGLVAEKMERSEDGLSLRFHLNPKARFADGKPITAQDVRYTFDLLMTQGSLRYRTQFADVKDVEVESPLTVRFDFRNNENRTLALDIATLPVFPEHWWKSRDFAGGGGYEAPLGSGPYKVGKIDSGRSITFERNPDWWGKDLPVSRGLYNFDHFSIEYFGDTDVARQVLRGGAYDYNREFSATGYSIGYDSPALSDGRLQKAHLATEAPQPAQGFVFNLQKPMFQDRRVRQALVMLWDFEWSNRQMMRDMYIRQQSFFSNTDLAARQLPDAGERAILEPLRGQIPDEVFTQVFEAPKTDGSGVIRDKQLQALDLLEQAGWKPDGDQLVNADGEPLSFTFLVSQNGMDRLLLPYKRTLKQIGIDLNIRRIDSSQYVNRLMSRDYDMIVTGYPVTTSPGNELLNYFGSAAATDPGSNNYMVLKNPAVDTLITGLIRATTQADMLHYAHALDRVLQWNYYWIPNYYPPGTSTVWWNRFGIPNVQASNDEAIESWWEMSTTPLTNQQMTAERISRGKPGGPH
- a CDS encoding microcin C ABC transporter permease YejB; translation: MWAYILRRLLLIIPTLVIILLVNFVIVQAAPGGPVEQAIAHLQGIGGATVGGGSSEAVSGKSRASRGLDPQLIKDIEKQYGFDKPAHERLWLMLTSYARLDFGKSFFRGASVTDLILEKMPVTISLGLWATLITYLVSIPLGIRKAVHHGSHFDIWSSTAIIIGYAMPAFLFAMFLIVVFAGGTSLNWFPVRGLVSDNFDSLSTIGKVADYFWHLVLPVTALVIGGFATLTILTKNSFLNEITRQYVVTARAKGLSERRVLYGHVFRNAMLLVVSGIPQAFISVFFAGSLLIEVIFSLDGLGRMSYEAAVSRDYPVVFGSLFIFTLFGLLIKLVGDLCYTLVDPRIDFAARNA
- a CDS encoding 3-deoxy-7-phosphoheptulonate synthase; protein product: MNSSVSALPLSTLSPANEALTLRLPSSLQLKQQLPLSNTLTQQVTAHRQAVRAILNGEDSRLLVIVGPCSIHDPKSALEYAGNLARLAAEVSDEMLLVMRAYVEKPRTTVGWKGLAYDPHLDGSDDMAAGLTLSRELMREMLRLGLPVATELLQPMAAGYFDDLLSWVAIGARTTESQIHREMASGLGMPVGFKNGTDGGVTVASDAMRSAAHPHRHFGVDSQGHPAIIQTPGNADTHLVLRGGHQGPNYDSASVAQVNSDLARLRIPARIMVDCSHANSGKNPLRQPAVFNDVLEQRLQGDRSLIGMMIESHLFEGCQPLSSSLQYGVSVTDGCLGWAGTEQLLLEAADRLRAQDNAR
- the uvrY gene encoding UvrY/SirA/GacA family response regulator transcription factor, with product MIRVLVVDDHDLVRTGITRMLADIDGLQVVGQAESGEESLLKARELKPDVVLMDVKMPGIGGLEATRKLLRSHPDIKVVAVTVCEEDPFPTRLLQAGAAGYLTKGAGLPEMVQAIRLVFAGQRYISPQIAQQLAIKSFQPTNDSPFDALSEREIQIALMIVGCQKVQIISDKLCLSPKTVNTYRYRIFEKLSISSDVELTLLAVRHGMVDASL